A genome region from Bemisia tabaci chromosome 3, PGI_BMITA_v3 includes the following:
- the LOC140224253 gene encoding luciferin 4-monooxygenase-like isoform X2: MSSNNIDFIWILLGVWTSGAACRLICPKSTLYELIHALDITPVECLLMQKGKLKRLACPKISAVKYVLEFGEEKTHCSDGAITLEDALKDLKEDDHFDQSLQVKPTVQNETQNVAARDKSSNIPDDIALILTSSGTTGLPKCVMLTHGNIITALKKRHLFVEKSAVALGLMPFRHAYGLITMVMCLCEGAVLVNMTSFSFLRWINIIKEFSVSHLHIVPSLSLSLLKSDIVNFEDLRSVRQIWVAAAPICEEAHEKLKKKFHQPVRIYKAYGLTEATFIVAFGEFERQKPGCIGKIVETMQCKIIDKDSGDDLPINKVGEVCFKGPMVAKGYVNDPEATAEIFCSGGWVRSGDLGSLDEAGCFYYVDRMKNIIKYQGQQISPCELETVLISHPDVKEAAVIGVPHEIFGEVPRAFIVPLDHSKVIAQDIHDYMKEMVAPFKQLIGGIVFLTELPKTGLGKVKRSTLLNFEPKTVFYDEIRGKISVHSHTLESGENRTEAVTTK, from the exons ATGAGTTCAAATAACATTGACTTTATTTGGATTTTATTAGGCGTGTGGACCAGCGGGGCAGCCTGTCGCTTGATTTGCCCAAAATCAACTTTGT ATGAGCTAATCCATGCTCTTGACATTACTCCCGTCGAGTGTTTACTGATGCAAAAAGGTAAACTAAAAAGATTGGCCTGTCCAAAAATATCCGCAGTAAAGTATGTATTAGAATTTGGAGAAGAAAAGACACATTGTAGTGATGGAGCGATTACATTAGAAGATGCGCTGAAAGACCTAAAAGAAGACGACCATTTTGATCAAAGTCTGCAGGTGAAACCAACTGTGCAGAATGAGACACAAAATGTAGCTGCGCGAGACAAATCTAGCAATATCCCTGATGATATTGCTCTCATTCTGACCTCAAGCGGGACCACAGGTCTACCAAAATGCGTCATGCTTACGCATGGTAATATTATAACGGCTCTGAAAAAACG tcaTCTATTCGTTGAAAAAAGTGCAGTAGCTCTTGGTTTAATGCCTTTCCGCCATGCCTATGGTCTGATCACCATGGTCATGTGCTTGTGCGAGGGCGCGGTATTGGTAAACATGACAAGTTTCTCATTCCTCAGGTGGATCAATATAATTAAAGAATTCTCA GTGAGCCATTTGCACATAGTGCCATCTCTCTCCTTGTCCCTGTTGAAATCAGACATAGTCAACTTCGAGGACCTGCGATCAGTGCGGCAAATTTGGGTGGCAGCGGCCCCCATTTGCGAAGAGGCTCATGAGAAGCTCAAAAAGAAGTTTCACCAACCGGTTCGAATTTACAAAGCGTATGGCCTCACCGAGGCAACTTTCATCGTAGCCTTCGGGGAATTCGAGCGCCAGAAACCGGGGTGCATTGGAAAAATTGTCGAAACGATGCAATGCAAG ATAATCGATAAGGACAGTGGGGATGATTTACCCATAAATAAAGTAGGCGAGGTGTGCTTCAAGGGTCCAATGGTGGCTAAAGGCTATGTGAATGACCCCGAAGCCACAGCTGAGATCTTTTGCTCTGGTGGCTGGGTGCGGTCGGGTGATCTTGGTTCTCTCGATGAAGCTGGCTGTTTTTACTATGTTGACAGGatgaaaaatatcattaaatatCAAGGACAACAG ATTTCACCTTGTGAACTGGAAACAGTTTTGATCTCTCACCCGGATGTTAAAGAGGCTGCAGTAATTGGGGTACCTCATGAGATATTTGGAGAGGTGCCTAGAGCGTTTATTGTTCCTCTTGATCATTCTAAGGTCATTGCACAAGACATCCATGATTATATGAAAG AGATGGTGGCTCCTTTTAAGCAGCTTATAGGTGGTATCGTTTTCCTCACAGAGCTTCCAAAAACCGGACTTGGAAAAGTTAAAAGGAGCACGCTTCTCAATTTTGAACCCAAGACAGTGTTTTATGATGAAATTCGAGGGAAAATAAGTGTGCACTCACATACCTTAGAATCCGGCGAGAATAGAACGGAAGCTGTCACGACTAAATAA
- the LOC140224253 gene encoding uncharacterized protein isoform X3, with product MQVSDYILNCIQSYGATTAQVDAETHRRISFDDIKCKCAKLAKWFRSHNLGKGSTVGLMSSNNIDFIWILLGVWTSGAACRLICPKSTLYELIHALDITPVECLLMQKGKLKRLACPKISAVKYVLEFGEEKTHCSDGAITLEDALKDLKEDDHFDQSLQVKPTVQNETQNVAARDKSSNIPDDIALILTSSGTTGLPKCVMLTHGNIITALKKRHLFVEKSAVALGLMPFRHAYGLITMVMCLCEGAVLVNMTSFSFLRWINIIKEFSIIDKDSGDDLPINKVGEVCFKGPMVAKGYVNDPEATAEIFCSGGWVRSGDLGSLDEAGCFYYVDRMKNIIKYQGQQISPCELETVLISHPDVKEAAVIGVPHEIFGEVPRAFIVPLDHSKVIAQDIHDYMKEMVAPFKQLIGGIVFLTELPKTGLGKVKRSTLLNFEPKTVFYDEIRGKISVHSHTLESGENRTEAVTTK from the exons ATGCAAGTGTCAgattatattttaaattgtattCAATCTTACGGAGCAACTACTGCTCAG gTGGACGCTGAAACTCATAGAAGGATATCTTTTGATGATATAAAATGCAAATGCGCTAAATTAGCAAAATGGTTCCGCTCGCACAACCTCGGCAAGGGGAGCACTGTCGGTCTGATGAGTTCAAATAACATTGACTTTATTTGGATTTTATTAGGCGTGTGGACCAGCGGGGCAGCCTGTCGCTTGATTTGCCCAAAATCAACTTTGT ATGAGCTAATCCATGCTCTTGACATTACTCCCGTCGAGTGTTTACTGATGCAAAAAGGTAAACTAAAAAGATTGGCCTGTCCAAAAATATCCGCAGTAAAGTATGTATTAGAATTTGGAGAAGAAAAGACACATTGTAGTGATGGAGCGATTACATTAGAAGATGCGCTGAAAGACCTAAAAGAAGACGACCATTTTGATCAAAGTCTGCAGGTGAAACCAACTGTGCAGAATGAGACACAAAATGTAGCTGCGCGAGACAAATCTAGCAATATCCCTGATGATATTGCTCTCATTCTGACCTCAAGCGGGACCACAGGTCTACCAAAATGCGTCATGCTTACGCATGGTAATATTATAACGGCTCTGAAAAAACG tcaTCTATTCGTTGAAAAAAGTGCAGTAGCTCTTGGTTTAATGCCTTTCCGCCATGCCTATGGTCTGATCACCATGGTCATGTGCTTGTGCGAGGGCGCGGTATTGGTAAACATGACAAGTTTCTCATTCCTCAGGTGGATCAATATAATTAAAGAATTCTCA ATAATCGATAAGGACAGTGGGGATGATTTACCCATAAATAAAGTAGGCGAGGTGTGCTTCAAGGGTCCAATGGTGGCTAAAGGCTATGTGAATGACCCCGAAGCCACAGCTGAGATCTTTTGCTCTGGTGGCTGGGTGCGGTCGGGTGATCTTGGTTCTCTCGATGAAGCTGGCTGTTTTTACTATGTTGACAGGatgaaaaatatcattaaatatCAAGGACAACAG ATTTCACCTTGTGAACTGGAAACAGTTTTGATCTCTCACCCGGATGTTAAAGAGGCTGCAGTAATTGGGGTACCTCATGAGATATTTGGAGAGGTGCCTAGAGCGTTTATTGTTCCTCTTGATCATTCTAAGGTCATTGCACAAGACATCCATGATTATATGAAAG AGATGGTGGCTCCTTTTAAGCAGCTTATAGGTGGTATCGTTTTCCTCACAGAGCTTCCAAAAACCGGACTTGGAAAAGTTAAAAGGAGCACGCTTCTCAATTTTGAACCCAAGACAGTGTTTTATGATGAAATTCGAGGGAAAATAAGTGTGCACTCACATACCTTAGAATCCGGCGAGAATAGAACGGAAGCTGTCACGACTAAATAA
- the LOC140224253 gene encoding uncharacterized protein isoform X1: MQVSDYILNCIQSYGATTAQVDAETHRRISFDDIKCKCAKLAKWFRSHNLGKGSTVGLMSSNNIDFIWILLGVWTSGAACRLICPKSTLYELIHALDITPVECLLMQKGKLKRLACPKISAVKYVLEFGEEKTHCSDGAITLEDALKDLKEDDHFDQSLQVKPTVQNETQNVAARDKSSNIPDDIALILTSSGTTGLPKCVMLTHGNIITALKKRHLFVEKSAVALGLMPFRHAYGLITMVMCLCEGAVLVNMTSFSFLRWINIIKEFSVSHLHIVPSLSLSLLKSDIVNFEDLRSVRQIWVAAAPICEEAHEKLKKKFHQPVRIYKAYGLTEATFIVAFGEFERQKPGCIGKIVETMQCKIIDKDSGDDLPINKVGEVCFKGPMVAKGYVNDPEATAEIFCSGGWVRSGDLGSLDEAGCFYYVDRMKNIIKYQGQQISPCELETVLISHPDVKEAAVIGVPHEIFGEVPRAFIVPLDHSKVIAQDIHDYMKEMVAPFKQLIGGIVFLTELPKTGLGKVKRSTLLNFEPKTVFYDEIRGKISVHSHTLESGENRTEAVTTK, encoded by the exons ATGCAAGTGTCAgattatattttaaattgtattCAATCTTACGGAGCAACTACTGCTCAG gTGGACGCTGAAACTCATAGAAGGATATCTTTTGATGATATAAAATGCAAATGCGCTAAATTAGCAAAATGGTTCCGCTCGCACAACCTCGGCAAGGGGAGCACTGTCGGTCTGATGAGTTCAAATAACATTGACTTTATTTGGATTTTATTAGGCGTGTGGACCAGCGGGGCAGCCTGTCGCTTGATTTGCCCAAAATCAACTTTGT ATGAGCTAATCCATGCTCTTGACATTACTCCCGTCGAGTGTTTACTGATGCAAAAAGGTAAACTAAAAAGATTGGCCTGTCCAAAAATATCCGCAGTAAAGTATGTATTAGAATTTGGAGAAGAAAAGACACATTGTAGTGATGGAGCGATTACATTAGAAGATGCGCTGAAAGACCTAAAAGAAGACGACCATTTTGATCAAAGTCTGCAGGTGAAACCAACTGTGCAGAATGAGACACAAAATGTAGCTGCGCGAGACAAATCTAGCAATATCCCTGATGATATTGCTCTCATTCTGACCTCAAGCGGGACCACAGGTCTACCAAAATGCGTCATGCTTACGCATGGTAATATTATAACGGCTCTGAAAAAACG tcaTCTATTCGTTGAAAAAAGTGCAGTAGCTCTTGGTTTAATGCCTTTCCGCCATGCCTATGGTCTGATCACCATGGTCATGTGCTTGTGCGAGGGCGCGGTATTGGTAAACATGACAAGTTTCTCATTCCTCAGGTGGATCAATATAATTAAAGAATTCTCA GTGAGCCATTTGCACATAGTGCCATCTCTCTCCTTGTCCCTGTTGAAATCAGACATAGTCAACTTCGAGGACCTGCGATCAGTGCGGCAAATTTGGGTGGCAGCGGCCCCCATTTGCGAAGAGGCTCATGAGAAGCTCAAAAAGAAGTTTCACCAACCGGTTCGAATTTACAAAGCGTATGGCCTCACCGAGGCAACTTTCATCGTAGCCTTCGGGGAATTCGAGCGCCAGAAACCGGGGTGCATTGGAAAAATTGTCGAAACGATGCAATGCAAG ATAATCGATAAGGACAGTGGGGATGATTTACCCATAAATAAAGTAGGCGAGGTGTGCTTCAAGGGTCCAATGGTGGCTAAAGGCTATGTGAATGACCCCGAAGCCACAGCTGAGATCTTTTGCTCTGGTGGCTGGGTGCGGTCGGGTGATCTTGGTTCTCTCGATGAAGCTGGCTGTTTTTACTATGTTGACAGGatgaaaaatatcattaaatatCAAGGACAACAG ATTTCACCTTGTGAACTGGAAACAGTTTTGATCTCTCACCCGGATGTTAAAGAGGCTGCAGTAATTGGGGTACCTCATGAGATATTTGGAGAGGTGCCTAGAGCGTTTATTGTTCCTCTTGATCATTCTAAGGTCATTGCACAAGACATCCATGATTATATGAAAG AGATGGTGGCTCCTTTTAAGCAGCTTATAGGTGGTATCGTTTTCCTCACAGAGCTTCCAAAAACCGGACTTGGAAAAGTTAAAAGGAGCACGCTTCTCAATTTTGAACCCAAGACAGTGTTTTATGATGAAATTCGAGGGAAAATAAGTGTGCACTCACATACCTTAGAATCCGGCGAGAATAGAACGGAAGCTGTCACGACTAAATAA
- the LOC140224253 gene encoding uncharacterized protein isoform X4, with protein sequence MQVSDYILNCIQSYGATTAQVDAETHRRISFDDIKCKCAKLAKWFRSHNLGKGSTVGLMSSNNIDFIWILLGVWTSGAACRLICPKSTLYELIHALDITPVECLLMQKGKLKRLACPKISAVKYVLEFGEEKTHCSDGAITLEDALKDLKEDDHFDQSLQVKPTVQNETQNVAARDKSSNIPDDIALILTSSGTTGLPKCVMLTHGNIITALKKRHLFVEKSAVALGLMPFRHAYGLITMVMCLCEGAVLVNMTSFSFLRWINIIKEFSVSHLHIVPSLSLSLLKSDIVNFEDLRSVRQIWVAAAPICEEAHEKLKKKFHQPVRIYKAYGLTEATFIVAFGEFERQKPGCIGKIVETMQCKIIDKDSGDDLPINKVGEVCFKGPMVAKGYVNDPEATAEIFCSGGWVRSGDLGSLDEAGCFYYVDRMKNIIKYQGQQRWWLLLSSL encoded by the exons ATGCAAGTGTCAgattatattttaaattgtattCAATCTTACGGAGCAACTACTGCTCAG gTGGACGCTGAAACTCATAGAAGGATATCTTTTGATGATATAAAATGCAAATGCGCTAAATTAGCAAAATGGTTCCGCTCGCACAACCTCGGCAAGGGGAGCACTGTCGGTCTGATGAGTTCAAATAACATTGACTTTATTTGGATTTTATTAGGCGTGTGGACCAGCGGGGCAGCCTGTCGCTTGATTTGCCCAAAATCAACTTTGT ATGAGCTAATCCATGCTCTTGACATTACTCCCGTCGAGTGTTTACTGATGCAAAAAGGTAAACTAAAAAGATTGGCCTGTCCAAAAATATCCGCAGTAAAGTATGTATTAGAATTTGGAGAAGAAAAGACACATTGTAGTGATGGAGCGATTACATTAGAAGATGCGCTGAAAGACCTAAAAGAAGACGACCATTTTGATCAAAGTCTGCAGGTGAAACCAACTGTGCAGAATGAGACACAAAATGTAGCTGCGCGAGACAAATCTAGCAATATCCCTGATGATATTGCTCTCATTCTGACCTCAAGCGGGACCACAGGTCTACCAAAATGCGTCATGCTTACGCATGGTAATATTATAACGGCTCTGAAAAAACG tcaTCTATTCGTTGAAAAAAGTGCAGTAGCTCTTGGTTTAATGCCTTTCCGCCATGCCTATGGTCTGATCACCATGGTCATGTGCTTGTGCGAGGGCGCGGTATTGGTAAACATGACAAGTTTCTCATTCCTCAGGTGGATCAATATAATTAAAGAATTCTCA GTGAGCCATTTGCACATAGTGCCATCTCTCTCCTTGTCCCTGTTGAAATCAGACATAGTCAACTTCGAGGACCTGCGATCAGTGCGGCAAATTTGGGTGGCAGCGGCCCCCATTTGCGAAGAGGCTCATGAGAAGCTCAAAAAGAAGTTTCACCAACCGGTTCGAATTTACAAAGCGTATGGCCTCACCGAGGCAACTTTCATCGTAGCCTTCGGGGAATTCGAGCGCCAGAAACCGGGGTGCATTGGAAAAATTGTCGAAACGATGCAATGCAAG ATAATCGATAAGGACAGTGGGGATGATTTACCCATAAATAAAGTAGGCGAGGTGTGCTTCAAGGGTCCAATGGTGGCTAAAGGCTATGTGAATGACCCCGAAGCCACAGCTGAGATCTTTTGCTCTGGTGGCTGGGTGCGGTCGGGTGATCTTGGTTCTCTCGATGAAGCTGGCTGTTTTTACTATGTTGACAGGatgaaaaatatcattaaatatCAAGGACAACAG AGATGGTGGCTCCTTTTAAGCAGCTTATAG
- the LOC109038953 gene encoding luciferin 4-monooxygenase: MCKVLRPCGPCRRTGSPPPAKVLSVDAETRRIVTFDEIRRKSKSLTKWLRLHGFGRGCTIGLLSRNSLDFAWILLGIWESGAVCHLIDFRYTLREVIHALETAPVDVLILQRGVFQTLACSETEQIKHIFEFGEENVPYSEAATPLDTIFKFDISVNCMAQPSEDNTSPEMENEPDPLVLILSSSGTTGLPKGVMHTEDSIFAGLKLGSSNILVQNYDKTIGLLPFHHVYGLSVMLNCLCVGALMVVMPKFSLPFWIETIQTFSITRLHLVPSLLLTLLKSNTLDFRNLLSVKHVCVGGAPMFEDSIERYMDKFLQPVVIQKVYGCTECFHYLFSQVYDAKRPGPLGKVTPSLHVKIVDLKSREVLGPNSVGEICIKGRPVAKGYINNPKANACAFDADRWFLTGDIGYFDEDGYFYFVDRFKNIIKYQGNQVSPSELEFVLIAHPNIVEAAVIGIEHEIFGQVPRAYVIPRECHDNTAQEIHDYMRSVLAPFKLLRGGLVYTSYIPKTSTGKVQRHSLHSMVVQKIHFDLKMKTYDQAEVDKKLQRA; encoded by the exons GTCGATGCGGAAACAAGGCGAATCGTgacttttgatgaaattcgGAGAAAAAGTAAATCTCTGACAAAATGGCTCCGCTTACATGGGTTTGGGAGAGGTTGCACGATCGGTCTGCTGAGTAGAAACAGTTTGGACTTTGCGTGGATACTACTTGGAATTTGGGAGAGTGGAGCTGTATGTCATCTCATCGACTTCAGATATACTTTAC GTGAGGTCATCCATGCCCTTGAAACGGCCCCTGTTGATGTACTTATACTTCAGAGAGGAGTATTCCAGACCCTAGCCTGCTCTGAGACCGAACAAATCAAgcatatttttgaatttggcGAAGAAAATGTTCCATACAGTGAAGCTGCCACACCGCTTGACactatttttaaattcgacattAGTGTCAATTGCATGGCTCAACCGAGCGAGGACAatacaagtccggaaatggAGAATGAACCAGACCCCCTGGTTCTGATTCTGAGCTCAAGTGGAACAACAGGACTTCCTAAAGGTGTTATGCATACCGAAGATAGTATTTTTGCAGGCTTAAAACTCgg TTCTAGCAATATCCTGGTCCAGAATTATGATAAAACTATCGGGTTATTGCCATTTCATCATGTGTACGGTCTCTCGGTCATGCTCAATTGCTTGTGTGTAGGCGCTTTAATGGTTGTGATGCCCAAGTTCTCGCTGCCTTTTTGGATTGAGACGATTCAAACTTTTTCG ATCACCCGGCTACATTTGGTTCCTTCCTTGCTCTTGACCCTACTGAAGTCAAACACCCTCGATTTCAGGAACCTTTTATCAGTGAAACACGTATGTGTTGGTGGTGCTCCAATGTTCGAGGATAGTATTGAAAGATATATGGATAAATTTCTACAGCCAGTCGTGATACAGAAAGTGTATGGCTGCACCGAATGTTTCCACTACCTATTTTCTCAGGTGTATGATGCTAAAAGACCAGGACCCCTTGGGAAAGTCACTCCATCGTTGCATGTAAAG aTTGTAGACTTGAAGAGCCGAGAGGTTTTGGGACCTAATTCTGTGGGAGAGATTTGTATTAAAGGCCGCCCTGTTGCCAAAGGCTACATCAACAACCCAAAAGCCAATGCTTGTGCTTTCGATGCGGATCGTTGGTTTTTGACGGGAGATATTGGCTACTTTGATGAAGATGGCTACTTTTACTTTGTAGATAGGTTTAAAAATATCATCAAATACCAAGGAAATCAG GTGTCTCCAAGTGAGCTGGAATTCGTTTTAATCGCCCATCCAAATATTGTCGAGGCAGCAGTTATAGGAATAGAACACGAAATCTTTGGACAGGTGCCTCGGGCATATGTTATCCCTCGAGAATGCCACGATAACACAGCTCAAGAGATTCATGATTACATGAGGA GTGTTTTGGCTCCGTTCAAGCTCTTGAGAGGAGGGTTGGTCTACACTTCTTACATTCCTAAGACGAGTACTGGGAAAGTGCAAAGGCACTCATTGCACAGTATGGTAGTGCAAAAAATACACTTTGATCTCAAAATGAAAACATATGATCAAGCTGAAGTAGACAAGAAATTACAAAGAGCTTGA